The DNA sequence GAACAGGAAATCAAAGCCCGcggcctgcagctgcggcacgTAGGAATCCTCGTCGAGCACGTCCTTGACAGTGAGGTCAATATCGATGAGGTCCTTTGCGGGCAGGCCGGGCACGCTGGTGGATCCGATGTGGGAGATTTCGACAATGGTCGGGCCGAGGGCGGAGACGATGCGGTCCTTGAGCAGCTCGTAGGACTGCGGCCAGAGCGGGTTGGGGTCGGCGATTTCAAGCTTGTTCTTGACGCGGCGGAAGGCGATGCGCTCGGCGTCGTTGGGGTCGAAGTGGTGGGTTTTGATGATGTCTTGGACGGGGACGGGCATGATGGGCAGCTGAGAGATGAACAGTTGAATAACAATAGCAATTTACATTATGATaatcatatatatatatatatatatattcctATATTCCAATCCTAAACTATAGTTATCCCACGTTGCACAACATCACTCCTCCAAATCCATCCGATGAGTCACCGGCGAAAGCACCCAATCATGCACCCccctcaacaccaacacgCCCCGATTCCACCTCCACCCCAGCACCGGCACCATCGCGCCCACCACCACGTCCAGCACGAAATGGTTCGCCGTCGCCACCACCGTCACAAACATCACCGCCGGCCACAGCACTGCCATCCACCGCACCAGCACATGCGGGCTGAACCGCGCCAGGCACGCGGCGAACAGCACCGCCGTGCCAAAGTGCAGGCTCGGCATCGCCGCAATCGTCAGCCGGAACCGGTTGTTGGTCCACACCGAGCCCGGCTCCACGGCCGTGGGGTGCAGCACGTCCACGAAGCCGTACTCGGGCGGCAGCATGCGCGGCGGAGCTACCCGCCACAGCGACAGAATCACAAAGGCGATGAAATTGTCCATGGCAATGGTGCGGCGGATGCGGCGGTACACCGGCCGCGGCAGAAACGTGTAGGtgtagatgatgaagacgacgccGACGATGATGTGCGAGTGGTAGACGTGCCGCAGCACCGGCATGATGCACGGGTGGTTCGTGAGCATGTTCGCCTGAAAGGCCTGCTCAAAGTCAATGTGCAGGAAGCGTTCGAcggcgagcagctgcagcgcgTGCTCCTCGGCGAGGGCGTAGATGTGCGGATAGGGGGCAATAGCACGGGCTGTAAAGGCACGGCTAAGCTGGTATATCCTGTAGAAATAAACATCAGCGCCAATCCGTTTTTCTTGTCGTTCATCTCGTAGAGGCAGCGAACCAATATGTCAAAAGCCAATACCAAATCTCCGGCAAAAACGG is a window from the Trichoderma atroviride chromosome 5, complete sequence genome containing:
- a CDS encoding uncharacterized protein (EggNog:ENOG41), which gives rise to MPVPVQDIIKTHHFDPNDAERIAFRRVKNKLEIADPNPLWPQSYELLKDRIVSALGPTIVEISHIGSTSVPGLPAKDLIDIDLTVKDVLDEDSYVPQLQAAGFDFLFREPKWHQHRFLVAYEPVANLHVYGPDCPEAVRHKIFRDWLRKTPEDRELYAKVKREAAEAARREGEDVNGYGKRKDGVVAEILQRAFRDLGYIE
- a CDS encoding uncharacterized protein (EggNog:ENOG41~TransMembrane:5 (i70-93o161-179i191-208o241-262i274-294o)), which gives rise to MGLFKDVIEPATIILAFTAGTLINRRRLKPHQHAHQRDIESIPECIAGEKRADVSSAERRKKRGRSGSDLLVFRWLSWIFGTFPFLPEIWYWLLTYWIYQLSRAFTARAIAPYPHIYALAEEHALQLLAVERFLHIDFEQAFQANMLTNHPCIMPVLRHVYHSHIIVGVVFIIYTYTFLPRPVYRRIRRTIAMDNFIAFVILSLWRVAPPRMLPPEYGFVDVLHPTAVEPGSVWTNNRFRLTIAAMPSLHFGTAVLFAACLARFSPHVLVRWMAVLWPAVMFVTVVATANHFVLDVVVGAMVPVLGWRWNRGVLVLRGVHDWVLSPVTHRMDLEE